The Bacteroidota bacterium genomic sequence AGATGCGGGCATGCGCCAGCTGAACGAAACCGGCTATATGCACAACCGGGTGCGCATGCTGGTGGCCAGCTTCCTGTGTAAGCACCTGCTGATAGACTGGCGCAGGGGCGAGCACTATTTTGCCCAAAAGCTGCTGGACTACGACCTGGCTAGCAACAACGGGGGCTGGCAGTGGGCTGCCGGAACCGGCTGCGATGCCGCCCCCTACTTTCGCATCTTCAACCCCGATGCCCAGCTACAGAAGTTTGACCCCCAGGCTGAGTATGTGCGGCGCTGGCTGCCCGAGTGGGGCACCACCCGGTACCCAAAGCCTATGGTAGTGCATGCCCAGGCCCGCCAGCGTGCCCTGGAGGTGTATAAAAAAGCCCTGAATCGGAAGCCCCTATAGAGGGCTTTTAGGGCTTTTTTCTACCTTTGACGCCTACTACTTATTTACCCCGTTTATTGCTATGAACCGCAGCCTCCTGCTCACCCTGCTCCTGTTCCTTGCCTGCCACACAGCCTGGGCCCAGGTAAAGGAAGAAGACCTGGTACCCAGTTCCGAGGAACAGAAGAGATCGGAAACGGTAAGCCTAAGCGATAAGCTGGTGATAGGTGCAGACACCCTGCAAGGCTGGAAAACGGGTGCCTCGCTGGGCATCAACTTTAGCCAGACCAGTGTGTCCAACTGGCAGAGTGGGGCGCAGAACAACCTTGCCTTCAATGCGGTTACGGGCATGTATGCCAAGTACAACCGAAACAATTTTTTCTGGCATACCTTGTTCGACGGCAGTTACGGCCTTACTCGTAACGAAGGACAGAGCACCCGGAAGGCCAATGACTACTGGGAGATGAACACCAACCTGGGTAGATTCCTGGATGCCAAAAGAACCTGGGCGGCTGTGGGCTTTGCCGAAGCGATCAGCCAGTTTACCCCCGGCTACGACTATGAGGTAGACCCCGACGGAAAAAGCTACAACAGTGCCTTTATGGCCCCTGGCTACCTGATGCAAGGGGTGGGCCTGGCCTATGAGTATAGCAAAGACCCCATCAGCCTGAGCGGCCGCTTAAGCCCCGCCACCGCCCGGCAGATCGTGGTGATGGACCCCGTGCTGGACGAAACCGAATATGGCCTGGATAGCGGCGATGTGGCCAAACTAGAGTTTGGTGCCAGCTTTCGCCTGAACTACAACCAAAAGATAAACAAGACCACAAACCTGGAGAGCCGCCTGATACTTTTTACAGACTACCTGGAGGATGCCGGAAACGTGTATGTAAACTGGCGGAGCAAGCTGGATATGAAGGTAACCAAGATTATCAGTATCAACCTGTTGCTCCACCTCATCTACGACCCGCAAAAGGACTTTACGCTGGAAACCGAGAAACAGCCCGACGGAACCGAGAAGCCTACACGTGTAGGCCCCGTGCTACAGTACCTGCAAAACCTCGGTGTTGGGGTTAGCTTCAACCTGAGCAATCGCTAGTAACACCCAAGAGCCTTAGGCTTTGTTCCCGGATTGGTACTAAAAGTAAGCCCGCATCTGCGGGCTTGCTTTTTTTAGCCCTGCAAATCTTTCCGCTCATACACATCCGCACTGCGGAAGCGGCGGTACAGATTGAGGATCAGGGCTAGCCCCACGGCTGCCTCTGCCGCTGCCACCACGATGATGGCCAGTGCCATCATTTGCCCATCCAGCCGCTGGGGGTACCGCTCATTAAAGTGCACAAAGTTCAGGGCGGCTCCATTCAGGATCAGCTCAATACCCAGCAGCATGGCCACGGCCTGCCTGCGCGTGATGGCCAGGAAGAGGCCAGCCGAAAACAGCAGGCAGGCTAGGGTAAACAGATTCATCGGCGGCTAAGATAGGCGGCACCCAGCAGGGCTGCAAGCAGCAGCACGCTGAGTAGTTCAAAGGGCAGTACATAGTCGGTAACCAGCGCATAGCCCAGCTGCTGGGCGTTTTGTGCCATCAGGTCGTGGGGCACCGGGGTTTCCGGGCCGGGGAAATGAGTGAGCAGGATGCCAAGCACCCCCAGGGCCAGCAGGGCGGCAGGCAGCTGTAGCAGGCGGCCGGTGGCCGGTGCCTCGTCCGGTAGGGCGGGTAGGGCGGTGAGCATGCCCCCAAAGATCATCAGCACCAGCACCCCGCCCACATACACCAGTACCTGCGCTGCGGCCAGGAAAGGGGCCGAGGCCCATACATACAGGGCCGCCTGGGCAATGAGCACGAAAAAAAGCGCAAAGGCCGACTGCACCAGCTGGCGGCTATACAGCATGTAGGCCAGGGCCGCGCACAGCAGGCCGGCAAATAGGTAGAGCATCATGGGGCGGTACTGTCTGGGGTGGATGTGCCCGGCATACCCGGTGCGGGTGGGGTGGGGGGCTTCAGGCCCGGCGGGGGCCCGGCCGGCGGTTTGCCCGCGGGGCTGGGAGGTTTCAGTCCGGGTGGGGGTGCCACGGGCGGCTTTGTGCCTGGCGGCGGCCCTACGGGCGGGCGGGCGGGTGGGGTGGTGCCGGGTTCGGCCTGGGGGGCAGGCGGGGTGGCAGCGGCGGCCTTTGCCTGCTTTATAGCGGCCTCATGTGCGGCCAGGGCAGCCTCCTTCTCTTGGGTTTGCTCGGGGCTCAGGTTGCCAAAGTGGTACAGGAAGTTTTCTCGGTCATACTCCGCATAGTCATACACCTTGGTCATTAGCAGGCACTCGGTAGGGCACACTATGGTGCACAGGCCGCAGTAGCAGCACTTGGCCATATCAATGTCGAAGGTGGGGAGGTAGAAGCGTTTTTTGCTGCCGTCGCTGGTGGTGCCCAGGTCTTCCACGGCCTTCACCTTCTCTATGGTGATGCAGTCTACGGGGCATATACGGGCACATTGGTCGCACACAATACAGTCCTCCGTCTCCATGTGCAGGCGGTAGCGCCCCACATCGGGCACCGGTATCTGCTCGCGCGGATACTGTATGGTAACCAGGCCGGTGGACTGCCGGAAGTAGCGGTCGTCTTCGGCCCCCGTGGGCATGCGGCGCTGCCCGCTGGCACGCAGATGCTGCCAGCTGAGCCGGAAGCCCTGGCGGAGGGCTACCATGGCATGCGCAATGTCTTTCCAGTACCCCATACTCCTTGTTTTGGTTTGGCCGCCTGTGCCTTCTGTCTTGGCTATCCGTAGGCCAAACACAGGGTCAAAAATATGCATGTACCTTTGCTAAATGAAATGGATTTTGCTTTTCCTGCTGCTGCCGCCGCCGCTGATGGGCCTGGGGCAAGCCACGGCAGAAACCCGAACGACCTATGACCCCGAGCTGGGAGAGGTAACCGAGCGCCTACAGCTGCTGGCCGGTGCCCGGCATGGCCGCCAGCTGGTGCTACACAATGGCTACCTACACCGGGCCGAAACCTGGCAAAACGGTAAGTTGGTAGGGCCTATCGAAACCTATTACCCCACGGGCACCCTGTGCGAGCGCTACGAGATAGATGCCCAGGGCCGCAAGCATGGAAAGTGCGAGCGCTATTATGTAAACAACCGCCTGCTGGAGGTAAACTACTATACCCACGGGGTGCCCAGGCCCCATGCGGTGCGCAGCTACTACCCCAATGGCCGGGTGGCGCAGCAGCGCAACTACCGCCACTGCCCCGCCGATTCGCTGCCCCGCCCGGATACCCTGATGCCTGTGCTGGGCCTGCCCTACCCCTACAGCCGCGACTCGGTGTGGCAGCTGTATACCTACCGGGGCCAGTTGTACCGCCAGCATGCCTATGCCTGTGGCCGCCTGGGGGCCTCCGAGCGCTTTGCCGACTGGGAAGATACCCTGGTAGGCGGTACCAACCCGATGCTGCCCTATTTCTTGAAGAAAAATATCCTCATTACCCAAGACAGCGCGGGCGACCCCCTCATTGTAAAGCTAAAAGCCAAATATGGCCAGGTGCAGGGCTATGAGCGGCTCATCAAGTCGCACCGCTACGAGAACCACACCCTGGTCGAGACCTTCTTTACCAGCCGGGCATACAGCCAGGAGGCCTGGAAACGGTACTATGCCAACGGGCGCACGCGCACGCTGCGCATCCACCACTTTGGCGGCTATACCATGCAGGAGCGTACCTTTTATCCCAATGCGAGGCTGAAGGAAAGCTATACCCTGGATCTGGCCGGGCAGCGGGTGGGCAGTTATCAAAAATTCTGGCCCAATGGCCAACTCATGGTACAGGGGCACTACGAGCAGGATAGTACGCAGGCCCCGCTCATCCTGCCCGTGGGCAGCGACCCCAGGCTGCAAGTGCGCGTAAAGATCTACCCCAGCCGGCCAGCCGGCACCTGGCTGCACTATGGCGTTGGCGGCCAGCTGCTGCGTAGGGAAACCTACCCAATAGCGGATAAGCCGGAGTAACCCCCCCCCATCTGATTCATGCGCAGCAGGCGAGTCGGTAGAAATCTGACATTGTACAAAAAGAATTCCGGTTTGCCCGGCATGGGCTAGCCGCAAAGCCCTATCTTGTTGTATGCAATCATCCATGCACCCTGCTGGCTCACCCCCGATTTCGGACGCTACCGTGAGCCAGGCGGCGTTGCTGGCGGGCCACGTAGCAGCCCTGTTCGACCGGCTGTTTGGCTCCGGCGATGATGTGCACGCGCTAAATGAAGAGTTGCTCCCCGTCTTTCAGCAGGCGGGCTATCATCCGGGGCTTACCCTCTCCCTCTCGGTACTGGCACTCCGCAAAATTACGGATGCCCAATATGCCGAGGCACTGGCACTGCTGGGGCAGGCCGAGCAGCACGCCGAGCTGGCACACAGGCCTCCAGGCTATACCCTGCTGATAACCCTGCGAGCCATGTGCTACAACAACCTGGCCGAATATGAGCCAGCGCTGACCCATGGCATACAGGCCCGCCAGCTGGCAGAGCACGGCGATACGCACCCCAAGGAGCGCGGCATTGCCTACTACACCCTGGCCACTATTTATCTGGATACCCACCAGTACACCGATGCCATCTACTACTACGAGAAAAGCATAGAAACCTGGCGGCCCCAGGCGGGTAACGCGATCATAGCCCGCTGCTACAATGGCGCTGGTGCCGCTTATCTGGCTACCAAGGACTATGAGGGTGCGCTATACTGCCAGCAGAAGGCCCTGGGCATATACGAGGCCCTGGACCAGGCACGGGGGGTGGCCCGCAGCTTTGACGACCTGGGTACCATCTACCTGCAGATGGGCCGCCTGGAAACGGCAGCGCAATACCTGAATGAGGCCCTGGCCCTGCGGCGAGACCTCGGGTACCTGGATCCCATTGTTACCACCCTGCTGCACCTTGGCCAGCTGCATGTGCTGCAGCAGCGCTATGACGAGGCGATCAGGGGGCTGGAAGAAGGGGTGCGGCTATCGCGTATGCTGGGTACCAAGGGCAAGCTGGCACGGCTGTACAGAACAATGGCCCTGGCCTATAAGGGGCTGGGAGACTATCGCCAGAGCATGCTCTACTTTGAGCAGTACCATGAGCTGCACGAACAGCTATTCCACAACGAGCTGCGCGATAAGGTAGAAAACCTGGAAATGCAGCTAAAAACGGAACGCGCCGAGCGAGAGAGCGAGCTGTACAGGCTGAAAAATGTGGAGCTGGCTACCCTGAACCACGACCTGGAGCATGCCCTGGAGACGATACAAGACAGCATTGCCTATGCGCGGCGGATACAGACTGCCCTGCTACCCAGCCAGGCCCTGCTGGGCAGGTTGCTGCCCGCCAGCTTTGTGTTTTACCGCCCCAGGGATGTAGTGAGTGGAGACTTCTACTGGATGGGCCAGCAGGGCGGGCATACGGTGCTGGCTGTGGTAGACTGCACAGGCCATGGGGTGCCTGGCGCCTTCATGTCTCTGCTGGGCATTAATATGCTGAATCAAACTGTTCATACAGAGGGAATTACAGATCCTGCCCATATCCTGGCCCGCATGCACGAGCGGCTGCTCGCAGTGTTTGGCAAAACAGAGGTGCAGGATGGCATGGAGGCCGGCATTGTTAGCTGGGATGCAGGCACGCTACAGTATGCCGGCGCCGGCATCCCGCTCTATTATCAGTCGGCTGGCGGCCTACAGCACATCCGTCCCACGCCCTATGGCCTGGGGGGGCACCCGCAGCCCGAGCGTAGTGGCTATGCACGGCACACCGTGGAGCGCACCGCTGCCGGTCCCTTTTATCTTTTCTCCGATGGATTCAAGGACCAATTTGGCTGGTCGGATGCGCGCCGGCAGAAATTCAGCTCCGGCCGGCTGCGCGATTTACTGGAAAAAGCCACCCCCCTGCCCCTGCCACAGCAGGCTACGCTGGTGGCACATGCCTTCGATAGCTGGAAGGGTAGCCACCGGCAAATAGACGACGTACTGCTGATTGGCTTTCAGCCAGCCTAGTGTTGCACGTTGTGCATTTTTGCCTCGATATCCGTAACGGAAGCCCCTGCCTGCTGGCATGGTGACTAGCCGGCGGGTGGCGGCACATGTTACTCCTGCTCGCCCAGTGCTTTTTGCAGGTCTATGCGGGCTATGTAGGTCTCCAGCAGGCTGTTGAAGTAGTTGGTCTGACTTTGATTATAGTCTGCCTCGGCCTGCACCACCTCCAGGTTGCTGCCTATGCCCTGCTGGTATTTCAGGCGGGTGTTATCATACACCCTTTTGCCCAGGTCTCGGTTTCGGGCCTGTATCTCCAGCTGGCGCTGGGCATTTATGTAGTTGATGCGCGCCTGCCGGAACTCCAGGTACAGGCTGTTCTCCAGGTTGCGCATGTCATACTCCAGCTGCATGCGCTCTATGCGCGTGCGCTGTATCTGTGCCCGTTTTCTCAGCCCGTCGAAGATGGGTATGCTTAGGCCAGCCCCTATATAGGCAGCCCCAAACCAGTTTTCATTCCGGGCAAATTCATCCCCCAGGTTCTGGTACTGGAAGTTGCCAAAGGCCGACAGGCTGGGGTAGTAGCCAGTGCGGTAGCGCTTTTCGTTCAGCTCTGTCAGGCGCATGCTCTGCTGCAGCTCCTTATGCTCTATGTGGCTTGTGTAGTCCAGCTGCTGCAGGGTGTCTTGGGCAAACTGCAGTGGGCTACTCAGCTCTTCCTCCACCAGCAGCAGGGTGTCTTCTGCCGGCATTCCCATCTGGAACTTGAGCAGCACCTGGCTGAGCAGCACCAGCCCGCGGGCTTTTTCCAGCTCGGTTTCCAGGTTGTTGTAGTTCACTTCTATGCGGTTCACATCCAGCTCTTCGGTCAGTTCGTTCTGGTACAGCTTCCGGGTGTCCTCCAGCAGCTGCTTTAGTCCTTTTCGTTGCTCGGCCAGCACCTGTATCCGCTGGCCATTTACCAGCACACTGTAGTAGGCCTTTGCCACGGCCACACGCACATCGCGCTGGGTGCGGTTGTATTGTATCCGGCTCAGCTCCACATATTGCTTGGCCGCCTTTACACCCAGGAAGTACGTTCCGTCCAGGATCAGTTGCTCCACGCTTACGCCCGCCGTTACATTGTAGCGTGTGCCAAACCGTACGGCCTGCTCCTCGCTATCGGCCCCAAATACCCCTGCGGGGATGATGGTGGTAGGAATCACAAGGTTGTTCTGCGCCTGCACCGAGCCGTTGATTTGCGGCAGGCCGGTGGCAATTACTTCATTCACATCCTTCTGCCGGGCATCTATGGCCAGCCTGCTGCGGTTCAGCATGGGCTGGTGCTCCAGGGCGTACTGGATGCAGTCCTCGAGGGAGAAACGAAACAGCTCGCCGGTCTGGGCCTGTGCCAGGGCGAGTAGCAGGATGGGGATGATTACAAAAAAACGCTTCATGTTCAAACTTGATTTTCAGCCAAATGTTTATCCAGTAACTGTCGGCCCCGCAGGGTGCTTATGCCATACAGATAGATAGAAATGGTTTGCTGGTGCACGGCTACCCTGTCAAAAAGCTCATTGGGGAATAGTTCTGCGTCAAAAAGCATGTCTACAATCCCACTGTAGAAGTGGCATACGATATCCAGATCCAGCCCTTCACGATACAGGCCATCTGTTATTCCCGCCTGCAGGTTCTCGCGTATATCTGCCAGCAGGCACTCGTTCCGGAACTGGCGAAAGCTAGCCCAGCTATCCGGAAAGTATTTACGGAGGTCCGTAAGCATCAGGCCGTTGATCGTGGAGAGGAAGTCCGTGAAATAACGATCTACCCGCAGCAGGCTGTCAATGGGGTCTACGGCCTCCTGCTTCAGCAGTTCAATATCCACCTGGTGGTGCTCCATCATTTCTCGGGTACAGGCATCCACCAGGGCATTCTTGTCCGAAAAGAACTGGTAGAGCGTCTTCTTGCTCATACCCAAGTTGGCACATAGCTGATCCATCGTAACAGCACGCAGGCCCGACTGCATAAACAGCCTGCTTGCTTCCTGTACGATTCGTTGCTTTGTATCCATTGTCTCCATACACTACACCGGCTGGCCAGAGCCGAACCGAAAACTGGGGAAACTATTATAAAGTTCAAAGTTTCCAGATAAAAATCCCGCCCAGCCCCTTAGCCCTTTTGGCCTA encodes the following:
- the nuoK gene encoding NADH-quinone oxidoreductase subunit NuoK; the protein is MNLFTLACLLFSAGLFLAITRRQAVAMLLGIELILNGAALNFVHFNERYPQRLDGQMMALAIIVVAAAEAAVGLALILNLYRRFRSADVYERKDLQG
- a CDS encoding DUF3078 domain-containing protein; this translates as MNRSLLLTLLLFLACHTAWAQVKEEDLVPSSEEQKRSETVSLSDKLVIGADTLQGWKTGASLGINFSQTSVSNWQSGAQNNLAFNAVTGMYAKYNRNNFFWHTLFDGSYGLTRNEGQSTRKANDYWEMNTNLGRFLDAKRTWAAVGFAEAISQFTPGYDYEVDPDGKSYNSAFMAPGYLMQGVGLAYEYSKDPISLSGRLSPATARQIVVMDPVLDETEYGLDSGDVAKLEFGASFRLNYNQKINKTTNLESRLILFTDYLEDAGNVYVNWRSKLDMKVTKIISINLLLHLIYDPQKDFTLETEKQPDGTEKPTRVGPVLQYLQNLGVGVSFNLSNR
- a CDS encoding tetratricopeptide repeat protein; this translates as MQSSMHPAGSPPISDATVSQAALLAGHVAALFDRLFGSGDDVHALNEELLPVFQQAGYHPGLTLSLSVLALRKITDAQYAEALALLGQAEQHAELAHRPPGYTLLITLRAMCYNNLAEYEPALTHGIQARQLAEHGDTHPKERGIAYYTLATIYLDTHQYTDAIYYYEKSIETWRPQAGNAIIARCYNGAGAAYLATKDYEGALYCQQKALGIYEALDQARGVARSFDDLGTIYLQMGRLETAAQYLNEALALRRDLGYLDPIVTTLLHLGQLHVLQQRYDEAIRGLEEGVRLSRMLGTKGKLARLYRTMALAYKGLGDYRQSMLYFEQYHELHEQLFHNELRDKVENLEMQLKTERAERESELYRLKNVELATLNHDLEHALETIQDSIAYARRIQTALLPSQALLGRLLPASFVFYRPRDVVSGDFYWMGQQGGHTVLAVVDCTGHGVPGAFMSLLGINMLNQTVHTEGITDPAHILARMHERLLAVFGKTEVQDGMEAGIVSWDAGTLQYAGAGIPLYYQSAGGLQHIRPTPYGLGGHPQPERSGYARHTVERTAAGPFYLFSDGFKDQFGWSDARRQKFSSGRLRDLLEKATPLPLPQQATLVAHAFDSWKGSHRQIDDVLLIGFQPA
- a CDS encoding NADH-quinone oxidoreductase subunit J yields the protein MMLYLFAGLLCAALAYMLYSRQLVQSAFALFFVLIAQAALYVWASAPFLAAAQVLVYVGGVLVLMIFGGMLTALPALPDEAPATGRLLQLPAALLALGVLGILLTHFPGPETPVPHDLMAQNAQQLGYALVTDYVLPFELLSVLLLAALLGAAYLSRR
- a CDS encoding TolC family protein gives rise to the protein MKRFFVIIPILLLALAQAQTGELFRFSLEDCIQYALEHQPMLNRSRLAIDARQKDVNEVIATGLPQINGSVQAQNNLVIPTTIIPAGVFGADSEEQAVRFGTRYNVTAGVSVEQLILDGTYFLGVKAAKQYVELSRIQYNRTQRDVRVAVAKAYYSVLVNGQRIQVLAEQRKGLKQLLEDTRKLYQNELTEELDVNRIEVNYNNLETELEKARGLVLLSQVLLKFQMGMPAEDTLLLVEEELSSPLQFAQDTLQQLDYTSHIEHKELQQSMRLTELNEKRYRTGYYPSLSAFGNFQYQNLGDEFARNENWFGAAYIGAGLSIPIFDGLRKRAQIQRTRIERMQLEYDMRNLENSLYLEFRQARINYINAQRQLEIQARNRDLGKRVYDNTRLKYQQGIGSNLEVVQAEADYNQSQTNYFNSLLETYIARIDLQKALGEQE
- a CDS encoding TetR/AcrR family transcriptional regulator, with the translated sequence MDTKQRIVQEASRLFMQSGLRAVTMDQLCANLGMSKKTLYQFFSDKNALVDACTREMMEHHQVDIELLKQEAVDPIDSLLRVDRYFTDFLSTINGLMLTDLRKYFPDSWASFRQFRNECLLADIRENLQAGITDGLYREGLDLDIVCHFYSGIVDMLFDAELFPNELFDRVAVHQQTISIYLYGISTLRGRQLLDKHLAENQV